CTCAGAGCTTGGTGTGATGGCCGGCGCCGACCGTGTCGAGGGCTGTCTTTTCGGCAACGGTGAACGTACCGGTAACGTTGACCTTGTTACTGTCGCTTTGAACATGTACACTCAGGGTGTCAGCCCCGAGCTCGACTTGTCGGATCTGAATTCCGtcgttgaagttgttgaacGTTGTAACAAGATCCCAATTTCCCCAAGAGCCCCATACGGTGGTGATCTAGTTGTCTGCGCTTTCTCTGGTTCGCATCAAgacgccatcaagaagggtTTCGCCTTGCAGGAAAAGAGACGTGCCAACGGCGACGAAGAGTGGAAGATTCCTTACCTGCCATTGGATCCAAAGGATATTGGCAGAGACTACGAAGCTGTCATCAGAGTCAATTCTCAGTCTGGTAAGGGAGGTGCCGCCTGGGTTATTCTCAGATCTCTTGGGCTTGACCTACCTAGGAACCTACAGATTGAGTTCTCTACTACAGTTCAAAACAGAGCTGACTCTCTTGGTAGAGAGTTGAAGAGTCAGGAGATCACTGAGTTGTTCAAAGAGGTTTACAACTACAGCGGTAACATCGGCAAGGTCACTCTCCTAGAGTATGACGTCACTAAGATTGACGCCGAGCGCAGATCCTTGACTGGCCAGGTCAGTATCAACGGGGGCGTCTACGACATCCAAGGTTCCGGAAACGGTCCTATTTCCTCGCTCGTTGATGCTATGTCGAACTTGTTCAACGTCAAGTTTGGTGTTGCCAACTACACAGAGCACTCTCTAGGTTCTGGTTCATCCACGCAGGCCGCTTCCTTCATCCACTTGGTGTACAGACGTGACTCCGACAACGAGCGCACATTCAAGTGGGGTGTTGGTGTCTCAGAAGATGTTGGTGAGGCTTCCACAAAGGCTATTCTCTCTGCCATCAACAGCATTGTCCAATCTGGCGACGTTTCTTTGCCAGATGCTCCTTCAAAggcttctgcttctgcatGAACTTCGCATTATCATTAGTTCATAATAtttaacaaaaaaatacatACTATTACAACGTCGAAGTTTTTCATCGTTTAGGCTTGCGTGAGTAGCCTTGTTCGCTAAATTCTTTGTTTCATACCTACGCTGGTGACAGTGTACTATGTGATTTCGCTAGATTTTTAAACAAGAAAAATATTTTGGTAAAGGGGCCTAATATCAGGCGCTGTAAAAAACCCTCTTAGAAGGATCGAAAAGAAGTCTACAAAGCGCAAGCAAGTGCAGTTCAATTTCAATTATTGAAGTGTAATGCAAATCTTGGTTCAGAGGGGAGCTGAGAGAAAGGTTGCGCTTGTGTCTACAGCGTACGCgctggttttcaaagctgtCAACGATGGCCAGAATAGCACAAAGCCACTATGCGCGATCGAGCTAACGCCAAAATCCCAGATCGGATCCTCCTACCAAAAAATGTCCTCACATGAAGTTCATGGCTTCATTGGTCTGATAGAGCTGGAAGGATTCATATTCATATGCACGATTACAGGCAAGACGAAGGTCGCTCAGCCGATCCCGGGTGAGACTGTGAATAAGATCTATGCGGTTGACTTCTTCTGTTTGAACGATTCACAGTGGGACTTCGTAGAGCTAGACTCGAATGGGTATCCTGTAACGTCGGAAGACGACTATAGAGGAGAACAAAGCCCATCATATCCGGGACACCCATGTCATGAACTTCGGAAGCTGCTCTCCAATGGCTCCTTTTACTACAGTTCTAACTTTGACTTGACGTCtatccttcaaaaacgaGGTATGGGAGCACATTCCCTAAGCTTCGATAACTACCAGGAAGAGTATATGTGGAactcgtttttgatgaaggAGGTCATTACATTCAGAAATAGACTTGACGATTTGGGAAGGCAGGTATTGGACGACGAGGGCTTTTTGACTACTGTGATCCGGGGTTTTGCAGAGACCTTCGTAACTTACATTAAGCAACTCAAAGTCTCTCTGACCGTGATATCCAAAcaaagctggaaaagaGCAGGAACACGTTACAACGCACGAGGAGTTGACGATGAGGGCAACGTTGCCAACTTCGTTGAGACAGAGCTCCtaatgttttcaaaagaatacTGTTATGCGTTCACTCAGATTAGGGGCAGTATTCCTATATTCTGGGAGCAGGACACAGCTCTGATTAATCCAAAGGTTCAGATTACGAGGTCTGTCGAGGCCACCCAACCAGTATTTGATGACCATTTCACCAGACTCATTGATAAATACGGCCCAGTTCACGTAGTGAACCTACTGTCCACAAAATCTAGTGAGGTCGAGCTTTCAGCGCGGTACAAGCAACATGTTGCGAGGTCAAAGCTCCATACCCTAAACAAAGACATTTTTTTCACAGACTTTGACTTCCACAAAGAAACTTCCCAGGAAGGttttgctgcagctgcCCGTATTAAGCCTCTAATCACCCAGTCATTGTTAGAAAGCGGTTACTTTTCATATGATGTCAGGGAGCGTAAAGTCCTTTCTGAGCAGCATGGGATTTTCAGAACGAACTGTCTCGATTGCCTTGAC
This is a stretch of genomic DNA from Lachancea thermotolerans CBS 6340 chromosome D complete sequence. It encodes these proteins:
- the LEU4 gene encoding 2-isopropylmalate synthase LEU4 (highly similar to uniprot|P06208 Saccharomyces cerevisiae YNL104C LEU4 Alpha-isopropylmalate synthase (2-isopropylmalate synthase) the main isozyme responsible for the first step in the leucine biosynthesis pathway), which encodes MFRRTAVNLAQSAGKAIPPVKLAYKYMLKDPSKKYKPFKAVTLPNRKWPDNRITKAPRWLSTDLRDGNQSLPDPMSVEQKKEYFHKLVEIGFKEIEVSFPSASQTDFDFTRYAVENAPEDVSIQCLVQSREHLIKRTVESLSGAKRATVHCYLATSDMFRDIVFNMSQEEAIKKAVEATKLVRKLTKDDPAQQATRWSYQFSPETFSDTPPEFALEICEAVKAAWEPTEENPIIFNLPATVEVATPNNYADQIEYFSTHISEREKVCISTHAHNDRGCGVAASELGVMAGADRVEGCLFGNGERTGNVDLVTVALNMYTQGVSPELDLSDLNSVVEVVERCNKIPISPRAPYGGDLVVCAFSGSHQDAIKKGFALQEKRRANGDEEWKIPYLPLDPKDIGRDYEAVIRVNSQSGKGGAAWVILRSLGLDLPRNLQIEFSTTVQNRADSLGRELKSQEITELFKEVYNYSGNIGKVTLLEYDVTKIDAERRSLTGQVSINGGVYDIQGSGNGPISSLVDAMSNLFNVKFGVANYTEHSLGSGSSTQAASFIHLVYRRDSDNERTFKWGVGVSEDVGEASTKAILSAINSIVQSGDVSLPDAPSKASASA